Proteins encoded within one genomic window of Xylophilus sp. GOD-11R:
- a CDS encoding metallophosphoesterase — protein MRLQLFSDLHLEVQPWIRLEPAPGADLLVLAGDIGSDKPGTLLPSPDFGLTRFSPLPQYGAWPTPVVFVPGNHEYDGQDFDAAHDRLRRLCDRLGIAWLERQSLEIGGTRLLGSTLWTDFDALVPERATPQQAEQARTKAMRAADFYLSKTGSTRQGQPWLAAGLRAQGLVCQQWLRSMLARPFDGPTVVVTHFAPSLGSADPRYGLVPGTAGFCNRLDGLLAGADLWLHGHLHAPSDYVEHGCRVIANPLGYAHKHEQDAFRPDWLIDVPVAG, from the coding sequence ATGCGACTGCAGCTCTTCTCCGATCTGCACCTGGAAGTGCAACCCTGGATCCGCCTGGAACCGGCCCCTGGCGCCGACCTGCTGGTGCTGGCCGGCGACATCGGCTCCGACAAGCCCGGCACCCTGCTGCCGTCGCCGGATTTCGGCCTGACCCGCTTCTCGCCCCTGCCCCAGTACGGCGCCTGGCCGACACCGGTGGTCTTCGTGCCGGGCAACCACGAATACGACGGCCAGGATTTCGACGCCGCCCACGACCGCCTGCGCCGCCTTTGCGACCGGCTCGGCATCGCCTGGCTGGAGCGGCAGTCGCTGGAAATCGGCGGCACGCGCTTGCTCGGCAGCACGCTGTGGACCGATTTCGACGCCCTGGTGCCGGAACGTGCCACGCCGCAACAGGCCGAGCAGGCCCGCACCAAGGCGATGCGCGCCGCCGACTTCTACCTGAGCAAGACCGGCAGCACCCGCCAGGGCCAGCCCTGGCTGGCCGCCGGCCTGCGCGCGCAGGGCCTGGTCTGCCAGCAATGGCTGCGCAGCATGCTGGCGCGGCCCTTCGACGGGCCGACCGTGGTCGTCACGCATTTCGCGCCCAGCCTGGGCAGTGCCGACCCGCGCTACGGACTGGTGCCCGGCACGGCCGGCTTCTGCAACCGGCTCGATGGTCTGCTGGCCGGCGCCGACCTCTGGCTGCACGGCCATCTGCATGCGCCCAGCGACTATGTGGAGCACGGCTGCCGCGTCATCGCCAATCCGCTGGGCTATGCCCACAAGCACGAGCAGGACGCGTTCCGGCCCGACTGGCTGATCGACGTGCCCGTCGCGGGATAA
- a CDS encoding flavin reductase family protein: MFATGVTIVTARAADGTLVGLTANSFNSVSLAPPLVLWSLSHASSAMAAFLQGTHYAIHVLAAEQKALAMQFATRGVDRWAGVEFTTGVSGAPLIAGAAATFECFSRSRHVEGDHTIFVGEVEACHHRADARPLLYHGGRFYTELPI; encoded by the coding sequence ATGTTCGCCACCGGCGTCACCATCGTCACCGCCCGCGCGGCCGACGGCACGCTGGTCGGACTGACGGCCAATTCCTTCAACTCGGTGTCGCTGGCACCGCCGCTGGTGCTGTGGAGCCTGTCGCACGCCTCCAGTGCGATGGCTGCGTTTCTGCAAGGCACGCATTACGCCATTCATGTGCTGGCCGCCGAACAGAAGGCGCTGGCGATGCAGTTCGCCACCCGCGGCGTCGACCGCTGGGCCGGCGTCGAGTTCACCACCGGCGTCAGCGGCGCGCCGCTCATCGCCGGCGCGGCCGCCACCTTCGAATGCTTCAGCCGCAGCCGGCATGTGGAGGGCGACCACACCATCTTCGTCGGCGAGGTCGAGGCCTGCCACCACCGCGCCGACGCGCGCCCCTTGCTCTATCACGGTGGCCGGTTCTATACCGAGCTGCCGATCTGA